One segment of Cydia splendana chromosome 22, ilCydSple1.2, whole genome shotgun sequence DNA contains the following:
- the LOC134801618 gene encoding acetylcholine receptor subunit alpha-like yields the protein MFLQVIPLMFLSILHASYSQDCVMLPTKEDAWDKKLHTDRMANYRLRQPPRNQSCVPVKVHFQLKTFAFDEYADRFTVKMWTRMIWRDERLTWSPEEYGGINKMVVLATDIWTPSLKLLNSVDPDYFNMDIEECLVHNNGEVMCVPEQIYESFCIAKLRDWPFDVQNCTLQFGDGDRLSTSRFRFKGKGITLGFAEYGNGWNIMQKDLKVDPDSDVQLSFTLTMERQASGLVAVLVGPCFILSILTTTSILMNVNGYIRLGFSCFSLISHFTFLFFIDEFLPKHSGDTPVILFFVRDSIIMTITSVLFTFVLSKIVKRKTVPFEWVSLVSNKVFFSFGQYLILPRWRLEADSKDTNVKNKEIWVNMANILNSVYLVVVIIVYIILFRSYMPKQPAAQY from the coding sequence ATGTTCTTGCAAGTAATCCCTCTAATGTTTCTCAGCATACTTCATGCCTCGTATTCGCAAGATTGCGTAATGTTGCCTACAAAAGAAGATGCATGGGATAAAAAACTGCACACGGATAGAATGGCAAATTATCGATTGAGGCAACCGCCACGAAACCAGTCTTGTGTTCCCGTCAAAGTGCATTTCCAATTGAAGACATTCGCCTTTGACGAATATGCAGACAGATTCACAGTTAAAATGTGGACTCGCATGATTTGGAGAGATGAACGCCTGACTTGGTCGCCTGAAGAGTACGGAGGAATCAACAAGATGGTCGTGCTCGCTACTGATATTTGGACCCCATCATTGAAACTACTTAACAGCGTCGATCCGGACTACTTTAATATGGATATAGAAGAATGCCTCGTCCACAATAATGGGGAAGTTATGTGTGTCCCTGAACAAATTTACGAATCATTCTGCATTGCTAAATTGAGAGATTGGCCGTTTGATGTACAGAATTGTACCCTTCAGTTTGGAGATGGTGATAGACTTTCCACTTCCAGATTTCGCTTTAAAGGAAAAGGTATTACGCTTGGCTTTGCCGAATATGGCAATGGTTGGAACATTATGCAAAAGGATTTGAAGGTGGATCCGGATTCAGACGTACAGTTATCGTTTACTTTAACAATGGAAAGACAGGCGTCCGGTTTAGTAGCTGTTTTGGTTGGCCCTTGTTTCATTCTCAGTATACTGACTACGACATCTATTTTAATGAATGTAAACGGTTATATCCGCTTGGGATTTTCGTGTTTTAGTCTCATAAGTCATTTTACATTCTTGTTCTTTATTGACGAGTTTCTACCAAAGCACAGTGGCGATACCCCTGTTATATTATTCTTCGTTCGTGACTCTATCATCATGACCATAACTTCTGTACTATTTACATTTGTTTTAAGCAAAATTGTAAAAAGAAAAACCGTGCCATTTGAATGGGTATCTTTAGTATCAAATAAAGTGTTTTTTAGTTTTGGTCAATACTTGATTTTACCAAGATGGAGATTGGAGGCTGATTCTAAAGATACTAATGTGAAAAATAAAGAGATTTGGGTAAATATGgctaatattttaaacagtgttTATTTGGTTGTAGTTATTattgtttatataattttgtttagATCTTATATGCCTAAACAACCAGCAGCTCAATACTGA
- the LOC134801659 gene encoding neuronal acetylcholine receptor subunit beta-2-like has translation MRLKTKILNCYDFLESPNSNTTKSVEVDVAYIIQMLKFDDQEEVLTIYSWTIMEWEDARLKWELDEYKGIKTTVLNFYEIWTPELKVKNNEIEDSETYITIYECLGNNTGHVRCVQSIIHNLMCSSAMKDWPYDRKHCTLKIDDASWNSWSQSEASIVFTQFKFLSFEDTYTAWRLIHSQEHLNLTGDYQASVEFVLERVAVGIEAAIVVPAFVMSVLTIIAFFLDVNANVRLGILCGSLFSHYLFLTEVNKSIPKHSVDAPNILLFITGSMSLTLMIILLTLTLRYLCSRKSSAPDLIISINSFVLNGYGMVKYLFFPRCSVTVASKSVLDSICQQTEWFDFSNIINNIVFIVSVITYIIMYSIYLPHESYIPPIN, from the coding sequence ATGAGGCTGAAAACTAAAATACTTAATTGTTACGATTTCTTAGAATCACCAAACAGTAACACCACAAAGAGTGTAGAAGTAGATGTGGCTTACATCATACAGATGCTGAAATTTGACGATCAAGAAGAAGTACTTACTATTTACAGTTGGACAATCATGGAATGGGAGGATGCTAGATTGAAGTGGGAGTTGGACGAATATAAAGGTATCAAGACTACGGTtttaaacttttatgaaatctGGACACCAGAATTAAAGGTCAAAAACAACGAGATTGAAGATTCCGAAACGTACATAACTATTTATGAATGTTTAGGGAACAATACGGGGCATGTCAGATGTGTACAGTCTATTATACATAATCTTATGTGCAGTTCTGCAATGAAAGATTGGCCGTACGACAGAAAACACTGCACTTTAAAGATAGATGATGCCTCCTGGAACTCCTGGTCACAGAGCGAAGCAAGCATTGTGTTCACACAATTTAAATTCTTATCATTTGAGGACACGTATACTGCCTGGCGACTGATCCATTCGCAGGAACATCTGAATTTAACTGGAGATTATCAAGCGTCTGTAGAATTTGTTTTGGAAAGAGTGGCAGTAGGCATCGAAGCTGCCATAGTGGTGCCAGCTTTTGTGATGTCCGTGCTGACTATAATAGCGTTCTTCTTGGATGTCAACGCCAACGTGCGGTTAGGTATTTTATGTGGCAGTTTATTCAGCCATTATCTATTTTTGACTGAAGTCAACAAAAGCATACCGAAGCATAGTGTAGATGCTCCTAACATTTTACTGTTTATTACTGGTTCTATGTCATTAACGTTGATGATCATATTATTAACATTGACCTTGAGGTATTTATGCTCACGTAAATCTTCTGCGCCTGAtttaattatttcaattaattCTTTTGTTCTTAATGGATATGGTATGGTGAAGTATTTGTTTTTCCCAAGGTGTAGCGTTACTGTTGCCAGCAAATCTGTCTTGGACTCAATATGTCAACAAACCGAATGGTTTGATTTCTCTAACATTATTAACAACATTGTCTTCATAGTTTCTGTGATTACTTACATCATTATGTATTCCATTTACTTGCCTCATGAGAGTTACATACCGCCAATTAATTAA